One genomic window of Evansella cellulosilytica DSM 2522 includes the following:
- a CDS encoding PH domain-containing protein produces the protein MNEWRRQHSIAIFFGFLGSLKELIFTFIAIFIFGQSSQIGGPFFYSVFFSIVLVSTLILGVIKWWTFKYQLNEQELQIKQGLIFKKNRYIRKERIQSIDIQAKLLQRLFNLVELRIETAGGGAEPEFRIVALKKEEARFIKEQLLINDKEDEEFEMIHEEESFTDEMFEEENNDHSFHWALSKKRLIIAALTSSGIGIVATFIAAIVSQAQQFIPDTFYEYFFGWIMHSSIIYIGFIVLFILLIAWFISIGNTILKYGMFRIETKGDEVHISRGVLERRQLTLSANRITAVRIVQNLFRQPFGYAAVYVESAGGGSAEEDLSTILIPLCKKKEVNDIIQHIIPSFVVEREYEKLPRKSLRRYMIKLLLPSLILAAIVTYLLPYGWLSFILPFFAILLGIMQYYDAGIGISKQLLLIKSRKISLSEVIIPRNRIQSMSSSQSILQRFDDLHTIHVAILSSISGKNFSLRHISGGQREKGFHWYSYESNNKK, from the coding sequence ATGAATGAATGGCGTAGACAACATTCCATTGCAATATTCTTTGGTTTTTTAGGTAGCTTAAAAGAATTAATATTTACCTTTATTGCTATTTTCATTTTTGGTCAATCGTCTCAAATAGGTGGTCCATTTTTTTATAGTGTTTTCTTTTCAATCGTGTTGGTATCTACACTCATTTTAGGTGTTATTAAATGGTGGACATTTAAGTATCAATTAAATGAACAAGAATTACAAATAAAGCAAGGGCTAATATTTAAGAAAAATCGCTATATTCGTAAGGAACGAATTCAAAGCATCGATATACAGGCGAAGTTACTACAAAGACTTTTTAATCTAGTAGAGTTAAGAATTGAGACTGCTGGTGGTGGAGCGGAGCCAGAATTTAGAATTGTTGCATTAAAGAAAGAAGAAGCTCGATTTATTAAAGAGCAACTACTAATAAATGATAAAGAAGATGAAGAATTCGAAATGATCCATGAAGAGGAAAGTTTTACTGATGAGATGTTTGAAGAAGAAAATAACGACCATTCGTTTCATTGGGCTTTATCCAAAAAACGTTTAATAATTGCGGCATTAACTTCTAGTGGGATCGGTATTGTTGCTACTTTTATAGCCGCAATCGTTTCTCAAGCACAACAATTTATACCTGATACCTTTTATGAGTATTTTTTTGGTTGGATCATGCATTCTAGTATTATATATATAGGTTTTATCGTTTTGTTTATTTTATTGATAGCTTGGTTCATATCAATAGGGAATACTATATTAAAGTATGGTATGTTTCGAATTGAAACGAAGGGTGATGAAGTTCATATTTCGAGGGGAGTATTAGAGAGGCGGCAATTAACGCTATCAGCAAATAGAATTACTGCTGTAAGAATTGTGCAGAATTTATTTAGACAGCCCTTCGGATATGCAGCTGTATATGTTGAAAGTGCTGGTGGCGGTAGTGCAGAAGAAGACTTATCAACTATATTAATTCCTTTATGCAAAAAGAAGGAAGTAAATGATATTATTCAGCATATAATTCCATCTTTTGTTGTAGAAAGAGAATATGAAAAACTGCCGCGTAAAAGTTTACGTAGATATATGATCAAATTGTTGTTGCCTTCACTTATACTTGCAGCAATTGTAACGTATTTACTTCCTTATGGATGGTTATCATTTATATTACCATTTTTTGCGATATTATTAGGGATAATGCAGTATTACGACGCTGGGATTGGAATTAGCAAACAGCTACTGCTTATAAAATCAAGAAAAATCTCATTATCTGAGGTTATTATTCCGAGAAATCGAATACAATCAATGAGTTCATCTCAGTCAATTTTACAACGATTTGATGACCTACATACGATCCATGTTGCAATTCTATCAAGTATTAGTGGGAAAAATTTTTCGTTAAGACACATTAGTGGCGGACAAAGGGAAAAAGGGTTTCATTGGTATTCATACGAAAGTAATAATAAAAAATAA
- a CDS encoding DUF2777 family protein yields MDRKTAKHYIGEQVILNEGKNGQYVGILEDMKTEPNKPWTAFVRIKGVYEYPEISLNELELNKPFLKDNDIFKCSGQKIEPISTTFPSSYDESLKYALKLKWDQFQQINEDSEIVLSLIQQELRKLKGENLLFEESYIYYQIVKKGRQVFIYEEEKHESLSIEECPFEFEIHVEEKWLQAHYISGLTFELNNGKQIDLSHGSTVRLNKTQFDPYQILLNELDSPSLHALEKGLQKFGLGHEHSVYCHNALLVQMLSSLSRQEFKGVNFISYSNAETQYVVQHHFERTIRENDDDITYDRFEFTSDTGERVLTSYATQFSAE; encoded by the coding sequence ATGGATCGTAAAACAGCAAAGCACTATATTGGTGAACAAGTTATCCTAAACGAAGGAAAAAATGGCCAATATGTTGGAATATTAGAAGATATGAAAACAGAACCTAATAAGCCTTGGACAGCTTTCGTTCGTATAAAAGGAGTATATGAGTACCCTGAAATTAGCTTAAACGAACTAGAGTTAAATAAGCCCTTCCTAAAGGATAATGATATATTCAAGTGTTCTGGTCAAAAAATTGAGCCAATAAGTACAACATTCCCATCTAGCTATGATGAATCTTTAAAGTATGCATTAAAGCTAAAATGGGATCAATTCCAACAAATTAACGAAGATTCAGAAATAGTTTTATCGTTAATACAGCAAGAGCTTCGCAAATTAAAAGGAGAAAACCTTCTTTTTGAAGAGTCTTATATATACTATCAAATTGTGAAAAAGGGAAGGCAAGTGTTTATTTATGAGGAAGAAAAGCACGAATCTTTATCGATAGAGGAATGTCCATTTGAGTTTGAAATCCATGTCGAAGAAAAATGGTTGCAAGCCCATTATATTTCAGGCCTAACATTTGAATTAAATAATGGAAAACAAATTGACTTATCACATGGCAGTACTGTTAGACTTAATAAAACACAGTTTGATCCTTACCAAATACTTTTAAATGAGCTAGACTCCCCCTCTCTCCATGCATTGGAAAAGGGATTGCAAAAGTTCGGATTAGGCCATGAACATTCTGTTTATTGCCATAATGCTCTGCTTGTTCAAATGCTAAGCTCATTAAGTAGACAGGAATTTAAGGGCGTTAATTTTATCTCATATTCTAATGCTGAAACTCAATATGTCGTTCAACATCATTTTGAAAGGACAATACGGGAAAATGATGACGATATTACTTATGATAGATTTGAATTTACTTCAGATACTGGAGAAAGAGTCTTAACTTCATATGCAACGCAATTTTCCGCAGAATAA
- a CDS encoding toxic anion resistance protein, with translation MDNKNLNQEVEQSSSIKKTSAERYVEEIRQENDLNKVLESLGKIGLKEQEKAGESLEALKRPVNAMMNDPKQDLPDQLAKLKEMVSELEPDYLKEGKLKKFFSKMVRKSPIEKYARKYQTIEAEVETIIGALLNGKDRLQEDNVMLHQLKDVAKERIIGLNEQIEIGKQLNTMLEEELKKEEWQHDPAPIQKGQQKVLSRVKNMQTAVLVLQQSLASVDIIVENNDKLEEAIFNAITMTKNIITVTASIQLALSNQKKVIDAVKNVNDTTEAMLLSNAQLLKSNTEETLKTLEEPAIALETFKKAYEDVYAAIEMTEQSNTRIIESSKQFITEMEQLNDQMERKLLN, from the coding sequence ATGGACAACAAAAACTTAAACCAAGAGGTAGAACAATCTTCTTCTATTAAAAAAACATCTGCTGAAAGGTATGTAGAAGAAATTCGTCAAGAAAATGATTTGAATAAAGTTTTAGAGTCATTAGGAAAAATTGGATTAAAAGAACAAGAAAAAGCTGGCGAATCATTAGAAGCGTTAAAGAGGCCAGTCAATGCTATGATGAATGATCCAAAACAAGATCTTCCGGACCAGCTAGCAAAATTAAAAGAAATGGTTTCTGAATTAGAACCCGATTACTTAAAAGAAGGTAAATTAAAAAAATTTTTTTCTAAGATGGTAAGGAAGAGTCCTATTGAAAAATACGCTCGCAAATACCAAACGATAGAAGCAGAAGTTGAAACAATTATTGGAGCACTCTTAAATGGGAAGGATCGTCTCCAAGAGGATAACGTCATGCTTCACCAACTAAAAGACGTTGCGAAAGAGAGAATCATTGGCTTAAACGAGCAAATAGAAATCGGTAAGCAACTGAATACAATGCTTGAAGAAGAACTGAAAAAAGAGGAATGGCAGCACGATCCTGCACCAATACAAAAAGGACAACAAAAGGTGCTGTCTAGAGTTAAAAACATGCAAACTGCCGTTCTCGTACTTCAACAGTCATTAGCATCCGTTGATATTATCGTTGAAAACAACGATAAATTAGAGGAAGCTATATTTAATGCTATCACAATGACTAAAAACATCATTACAGTTACTGCCTCTATCCAGTTAGCTTTAAGTAACCAGAAAAAAGTCATCGATGCTGTTAAAAATGTCAACGACACTACTGAAGCAATGCTCTTATCTAATGCACAATTATTAAAGTCAAATACAGAAGAAACATTAAAAACATTAGAAGAACCTGCTATTGCACTAGAGACATTTAAAAAAGCGTATGAAGATGTGTATGCAGCTATTGAAATGACCGAACAATCCAACACAAGAATTATTGAATCAAGTAAGCAGTTTATTACAGAAATGGAACAATTAAATGATCAAATGGAACGAAAGCTTTTAAATTAA
- a CDS encoding diacylglycerol/lipid kinase family protein, with product MYIVIVNSHSGKRRYNFILKQLSTFLHKPFLTYIASEYQEETMWIEIDNKLLDLKGQVKGFIIIGGDGTLHYTVQKLYHHNLPFGVIPSGSGNDFGRALKIPKNTKKAILRINQQNINKYDLLEINGKKVLSIIGIGVDAETAIHCQTSRIKRLLNMAFLGRLTYLAVFLKTVFRYRSKDITINNEEGCSFRFKRVWLMALGNTSYYGGGIPICPSANPQDGKIHVVIVHNLNIAQLLLALPTVFFKKHLSLPYVKTLEGRSFTISTENIPIQGDGEELGVAPATINILHKAIEFY from the coding sequence ATGTATATCGTAATCGTAAATTCACACTCTGGTAAAAGACGCTACAATTTCATATTAAAACAATTGTCAACATTTCTCCACAAACCTTTTTTAACATACATTGCTTCCGAATATCAAGAAGAAACAATGTGGATAGAAATTGACAATAAACTACTAGATCTAAAAGGACAAGTCAAGGGCTTCATTATAATTGGTGGTGACGGTACATTACATTATACTGTACAAAAACTTTATCATCATAATCTTCCATTTGGAGTCATCCCATCGGGTTCTGGGAATGATTTTGGCCGAGCACTAAAAATACCAAAAAACACAAAAAAAGCTATATTACGAATTAACCAACAAAATATCAACAAATATGATTTACTTGAAATAAACGGCAAAAAAGTACTATCAATCATCGGTATAGGCGTTGATGCTGAAACAGCCATTCATTGTCAAACATCTAGAATTAAACGTCTACTCAATATGGCTTTTCTTGGACGTCTTACATATTTAGCTGTTTTTTTAAAGACAGTTTTTCGATACAGATCAAAAGATATTACGATAAATAATGAGGAAGGCTGTTCATTTCGGTTTAAGAGAGTCTGGCTAATGGCTTTAGGAAATACAAGTTATTACGGTGGCGGTATACCTATATGCCCTTCAGCAAATCCTCAAGATGGAAAGATACATGTTGTCATCGTTCATAATCTTAACATCGCACAGTTACTATTAGCATTGCCAACTGTTTTCTTTAAAAAACATTTATCATTACCGTATGTGAAAACGTTAGAAGGGCGTTCTTTCACTATAAGTACAGAAAATATTCCTATACAAGGTGATGGCGAAGAATTAGGCGTAGCTCCAGCAACAATAAATATATTACATAAAGCAATAGAATTTTATTAA
- the tatA gene encoding twin-arginine translocase TatA/TatE family subunit, producing MQMGIGMPGLILILVIALIIFGPKKLPEIGRAMGQTLKEFKNSTKDLTNDEDASKDKK from the coding sequence ATGCAAATGGGTATTGGTATGCCAGGCTTAATTTTAATTTTAGTCATTGCCTTGATTATCTTTGGTCCTAAAAAGCTACCGGAAATTGGTCGTGCTATGGGTCAAACATTAAAGGAGTTTAAAAATTCAACAAAAGATTTAACTAATGACGAGGATGCATCTAAAGACAAAAAGTAA
- the tatC gene encoding twin-arginine translocase subunit TatC, giving the protein MSNENMNILDHLEELRKRIIITLSAFLVFFVVAFIFVRDIYSWFVKDLDGNLTVLGPLDIIWVFFAIAGVIALTLTVPLLIFQIWLFVKPALTPKERKTTLLYIPGSFFLFIAGLCFGYFIVLPLVMNFLLGLGEGLFQTMFTPDRYFQFVIRMTLPFSILFELPLVVMFLTSLGLISPVGMRKNRKYAYFVIVVISVLISPPDFLSDVLMIIPLVFLYEISISLCSVVYKRKQKREEKG; this is encoded by the coding sequence ATGTCAAACGAAAACATGAATATACTCGATCACTTAGAGGAATTACGAAAAAGGATTATTATCACATTAAGTGCCTTTCTTGTCTTTTTTGTGGTAGCCTTTATATTCGTGCGCGACATATATTCTTGGTTTGTTAAAGACTTGGATGGCAATTTAACAGTGTTAGGTCCGTTAGATATTATTTGGGTATTTTTTGCGATAGCAGGGGTCATTGCACTTACGTTAACAGTTCCATTATTAATATTTCAAATATGGTTATTTGTAAAGCCAGCATTAACGCCAAAAGAAAGAAAAACAACGTTATTATATATTCCAGGCTCATTCTTCCTATTCATCGCTGGATTGTGTTTTGGATATTTTATCGTCCTCCCTTTAGTAATGAACTTTTTACTTGGATTAGGAGAAGGTCTTTTTCAAACAATGTTTACACCAGATCGTTATTTTCAATTTGTAATTAGAATGACATTACCTTTCAGTATATTGTTTGAATTGCCGCTAGTCGTTATGTTTTTAACTTCTTTAGGACTGATTTCTCCAGTTGGAATGAGGAAAAACAGGAAGTATGCTTATTTCGTTATTGTAGTGATTAGTGTATTGATTTCACCCCCAGACTTCTTATCTGATGTTTTAATGATCATTCCGTTAGTGTTCTTGTATGAAATCAGTATAAGCCTATGTAGTGTCGTTTATAAAAGGAAACAAAAAAGAGAAGAAAAAGGGTGA
- a CDS encoding deoxynucleoside kinase: MNKVEHQLNDKSLITLAGTVGVGKSTLTNTLADALGYKAAFEKVDGNPYLEDYYSNFKTWSFHLQIYFLAERFKQQKGMHETELGYVQDRSIYEDVGIFAKLQYDNGNMTDRDYETYRSLFEAMVLSPYFPKPDVLIYIDGSLEDIINRIHERGRQMEINTPHSFWENLYSRYKNWIASFNICPILHLDINSYDCRDSDSVKEIITQIEKLQKNPELKYVKL; the protein is encoded by the coding sequence ATGAATAAAGTGGAGCACCAATTAAATGATAAATCATTAATTACGTTAGCTGGAACAGTAGGCGTCGGAAAATCAACATTAACAAACACATTAGCAGATGCTCTTGGGTACAAAGCTGCCTTTGAAAAAGTAGATGGGAATCCGTATCTTGAAGATTATTATTCTAACTTTAAAACTTGGTCGTTCCATTTGCAAATATATTTTTTGGCTGAGCGATTTAAGCAACAGAAAGGCATGCATGAAACAGAGCTTGGATATGTTCAAGACAGGAGTATATATGAGGACGTAGGTATTTTCGCAAAGCTGCAATATGATAATGGAAACATGACTGATCGTGATTACGAAACATATCGCTCGTTATTTGAAGCGATGGTACTCTCTCCTTATTTCCCTAAACCTGATGTTCTTATCTATATTGATGGTAGCTTGGAAGATATAATAAATAGAATACATGAACGCGGCAGACAAATGGAAATAAACACGCCACATTCCTTTTGGGAGAATCTATACTCTCGTTATAAAAACTGGATAGCTTCCTTTAATATTTGCCCTATCCTTCATTTAGATATTAATTCGTATGATTGTCGTGATTCTGATTCAGTAAAGGAAATCATTACGCAAATTGAAAAGCTACAAAAAAATCCTGAATTAAAATACGTGAAGCTTTAA
- a CDS encoding deoxynucleoside kinase: MSQQYDAPFIAVEGPIGVGKTSLATMLAHYFNYKLLKEIVDENPFLSKFYENIAEWSFQTEMFFLCNRYKQLEDTYDNNLSRGKAVVSDYHIFKNLLFAKQTLKQDHFDKYDRIYRILTNDLPRPNIIIHLHASLPTLLNRIEQRGRLMEQAIDPKYLQQLSDDYHQFIKDHQRVYPDIPILSFNGDKLDFVNNKDDFNRIVDQVVELVKKQELLF; encoded by the coding sequence ATGAGTCAACAATACGATGCACCTTTTATAGCAGTTGAAGGTCCTATCGGAGTAGGAAAAACTTCGTTAGCGACAATGCTAGCACACTATTTTAATTATAAGCTGTTAAAAGAAATTGTTGATGAAAATCCATTCCTAAGTAAATTTTATGAAAATATCGCTGAATGGAGCTTTCAAACAGAAATGTTCTTTCTGTGTAACAGATATAAACAGCTTGAAGATACATATGACAACAATTTATCTAGAGGTAAAGCTGTTGTTAGTGACTATCATATATTTAAAAACTTACTATTTGCTAAACAAACTTTAAAGCAAGATCATTTTGATAAATATGATCGCATATATCGTATTTTAACAAATGATTTACCCCGTCCTAATATTATTATTCATTTACATGCTAGTTTACCAACACTTCTTAATAGAATCGAGCAAAGAGGACGTTTAATGGAGCAAGCAATTGATCCAAAATATTTACAACAGCTTTCTGATGATTATCATCAATTTATAAAAGATCATCAAAGAGTGTACCCAGATATCCCAATTTTATCTTTTAATGGAGATAAATTAGATTTTGTAAATAACAAAGACGATTTTAATAGAATAGTTGATCAAGTGGTTGAACTTGTAAAAAAGCAAGAACTACTATTTTAA
- a CDS encoding DegV family protein, which yields MNKKVKIVTDSTVDLPKEELEKLNATIVPLSVTINGKSYVDGVDISSKEFVQLLVKSEEIPQSSQPSVGSFLEVYDELGSDGSQIISIHMTSGMSGTYTSAKTAADMSSSDVTVVDSKYISSALSFQVKEACALAESGATATEILERIEKVKNNTSLYIMVDTLEYLVKGGRIGRGKALVGSLLKIKPVASLQDGVYTPISKVRTYVQLIKFLKNKFEEETAGKIVKGIGIAQVEAKELAQQLKAALKEKTDFNDITIVDTTPIISTHTGPGAVALMYYTDDKLT from the coding sequence GTGAATAAAAAAGTTAAAATTGTTACTGATTCTACTGTAGATTTACCAAAAGAGGAATTAGAAAAATTAAATGCAACGATTGTTCCTTTATCTGTTACGATTAATGGAAAATCCTACGTTGATGGAGTGGATATTTCATCAAAAGAATTTGTCCAGTTATTAGTTAAATCTGAAGAAATACCACAAAGCTCACAACCTTCTGTCGGTTCTTTCCTAGAAGTATATGACGAGCTAGGTTCAGATGGTAGTCAAATTATTTCGATTCATATGACAAGTGGAATGAGTGGAACGTATACTTCAGCTAAAACAGCTGCAGATATGTCTTCAAGTGACGTTACAGTTGTTGATTCAAAATATATTTCTTCCGCTCTCAGCTTTCAAGTAAAGGAAGCTTGTGCATTAGCTGAATCAGGAGCAACTGCTACAGAGATTCTGGAACGAATAGAAAAAGTAAAAAACAATACATCACTTTATATTATGGTTGACACATTAGAATATTTAGTGAAGGGTGGACGAATTGGAAGAGGAAAAGCTCTAGTAGGCTCTTTACTAAAAATCAAGCCTGTAGCTTCATTACAAGATGGTGTTTATACGCCAATATCGAAGGTTCGAACATATGTACAGTTAATTAAATTTTTGAAAAATAAATTTGAAGAAGAGACGGCTGGTAAAATTGTAAAAGGGATAGGCATTGCACAAGTGGAAGCAAAGGAGCTTGCCCAACAATTGAAGGCTGCTCTAAAGGAAAAAACGGATTTTAATGATATTACAATTGTAGATACAACTCCAATTATTAGTACTCATACAGGTCCGGGTGCTGTTGCACTAATGTATTATACCGATGACAAGTTGACTTAA
- a CDS encoding patatin-like phospholipase family protein: MKEVGLVLEGGGMRGVFTGGILEYCLEQNLHFSYVVAVSAGACNAASYVSKQKGRNKHVTVDYAGHPEYISFKRLFTNGELFNMDLIFDTIPNIESPFDYKSFFQSDQLFYTGVTDCYTGETIYYEKNELNDDFNKILRASCSLPMLAPIVKHENRPFLDGGISDPIPVNKSLKDGNKKHVVILTQCDGYIKKPLNRGKWWLKRKYKNYPGLVDIILTRARIYNDSMKLVKELEREGKAFVFRPTDLRGVGRTERRKERLQALYDHGYELASKRKKELEQFLLR, from the coding sequence GTGAAAGAAGTAGGACTAGTGTTAGAAGGCGGAGGGATGAGAGGTGTTTTTACAGGTGGGATCCTTGAATATTGCCTTGAACAAAATCTGCATTTTTCATATGTAGTTGCGGTTTCGGCAGGAGCATGCAATGCGGCTTCATACGTTTCTAAACAGAAAGGAAGAAACAAGCATGTAACTGTCGATTATGCAGGGCATCCGGAATATATTTCATTTAAAAGGTTATTCACAAACGGAGAACTGTTTAATATGGATCTTATCTTTGATACTATTCCAAACATCGAAAGTCCATTTGACTACAAATCATTTTTTCAATCTGATCAATTGTTTTATACAGGTGTTACGGATTGTTATACAGGAGAAACAATATATTATGAGAAAAATGAATTAAATGATGATTTCAATAAAATATTACGTGCTTCTTGTTCACTTCCTATGCTAGCACCAATAGTAAAGCATGAAAACAGGCCGTTTTTAGATGGAGGCATTAGTGATCCTATTCCTGTTAATAAATCTTTAAAAGATGGTAATAAAAAGCATGTCGTCATTTTAACTCAATGTGACGGTTATATAAAGAAGCCATTGAATAGAGGTAAATGGTGGTTAAAGAGAAAGTACAAAAATTATCCCGGATTAGTGGACATCATATTAACAAGAGCACGTATTTATAATGACTCAATGAAATTAGTAAAAGAGTTGGAAAGAGAAGGTAAGGCTTTCGTTTTTCGTCCTACCGACTTACGAGGAGTTGGCCGTACAGAAAGACGAAAAGAAAGATTGCAAGCCCTGTACGATCATGGCTACGAACTTGCGAGTAAAAGAAAAAAAGAACTTGAGCAATTTTTACTTCGTTAA
- a CDS encoding MFS transporter, which yields MAIEKRNLVIMCIVNFFVAASATMILPFLSIYIDTFGEFTDAYVQRWAGFVFGITFLIAFFVSPFWGRFGDKFGRKRILLITGYGIAISIFLMGYIQSVLGLFILRLIMGIVTGFIPTSIALIAAQTKKEEAGKVLGTLQMGTVSGGLFGPMIGGVLADSFGFAYTFIITAIIIAAATTIVHFGIKENRNIADDKDRNKRHSMREVLKMIFTNKVLLIVMFVSFIIQTANFSIQPQLALYVDQLIQAENIAFLAGMAFSVTGLGNLMATRFWGILGDRIGHEKVLLTCLILAGLFFLPQAFVTNIWQLVFLRFLFGIQIGGVIPVVTAYIRKSVPLSIQGEVLGYNQSFRFLGNVAGPVVGGLISGYWTIASVFYFSTSLFLIAAICLFICLRVDNTGQTNNR from the coding sequence ATAGCAATCGAAAAACGTAACCTAGTGATAATGTGCATCGTAAATTTCTTTGTTGCTGCAAGTGCAACGATGATACTACCATTTTTATCAATATATATAGATACTTTCGGTGAATTTACAGATGCTTATGTACAAAGGTGGGCAGGCTTTGTTTTTGGAATTACTTTTCTAATAGCATTTTTCGTTTCACCATTTTGGGGAAGGTTTGGTGATAAATTTGGGAGAAAAAGAATCCTCCTCATTACAGGATATGGAATTGCTATATCGATTTTTTTAATGGGATATATACAATCTGTTTTAGGATTGTTTATATTAAGACTTATTATGGGAATAGTAACTGGTTTTATTCCAACTTCCATTGCGCTTATAGCGGCACAAACAAAAAAAGAAGAGGCTGGTAAGGTGCTTGGTACACTCCAAATGGGGACCGTTTCTGGTGGTTTATTTGGTCCTATGATAGGTGGTGTGTTGGCGGATAGTTTCGGATTTGCTTATACTTTTATTATTACAGCAATTATCATTGCTGCGGCAACAACAATTGTACATTTTGGTATTAAGGAAAACAGAAATATAGCGGATGATAAGGATAGAAATAAGAGGCATAGCATGCGTGAAGTATTAAAAATGATCTTCACTAATAAGGTTCTATTAATTGTTATGTTTGTTTCTTTTATTATACAAACTGCTAATTTTAGTATTCAACCACAACTCGCTTTATATGTTGATCAATTAATTCAAGCTGAGAACATTGCTTTTCTCGCAGGAATGGCGTTTTCTGTAACTGGACTTGGCAATCTTATGGCAACGAGGTTTTGGGGGATTTTAGGTGATCGTATTGGCCATGAGAAAGTGCTACTTACTTGCTTAATACTTGCAGGATTGTTTTTCTTACCACAAGCTTTTGTTACAAACATTTGGCAGCTAGTATTTTTGAGGTTCTTATTTGGTATTCAAATTGGAGGGGTGATACCTGTTGTTACAGCATATATTAGGAAATCAGTGCCACTTTCTATACAAGGAGAAGTATTAGGATATAATCAAAGCTTTCGATTTTTAGGAAATGTAGCTGGTCCAGTTGTTGGCGGATTAATTTCTGGGTATTGGACGATTGCTTCTGTATTTTATTTCTCAACTAGTTTGTTTCTTATTGCAGCTATTTGCTTATTTATCTGTTTAAGAGTGGATAATACAGGTCAAACGAATAATAGATGA
- a CDS encoding DUF420 domain-containing protein, with protein MKNMWNILVENDRKTIIALTIVIVSLVVLLSYIPGYDGELPIWIKTLPLLNAILNSFTFLFLLFALFAILKKNVLLHQRFIYAAFTTTALFLISYVTYHFLAESTTFGGTGIIANIYYFILITHIILAALIVPLALSSFFSGYKRETERHRKWVRWTMPLWLYVSLTGVLVYIFISPYY; from the coding sequence ATGAAAAATATGTGGAATATTCTAGTGGAAAATGACCGGAAGACGATTATTGCATTGACTATTGTTATAGTATCTCTCGTTGTATTATTATCATATATACCCGGTTATGATGGAGAATTACCGATATGGATTAAAACGTTACCATTACTAAATGCAATACTGAATAGCTTTACTTTTCTTTTTTTATTATTTGCTTTATTTGCTATATTAAAGAAAAACGTCCTTCTTCATCAACGGTTTATTTATGCAGCATTTACAACGACAGCACTTTTTTTAATATCATATGTTACGTATCATTTTTTAGCTGAGTCAACAACCTTCGGTGGAACTGGAATAATAGCTAATATATATTACTTTATTTTAATTACACATATCATTTTAGCAGCCTTAATTGTTCCATTAGCATTATCTAGCTTTTTTTCCGGATATAAAAGAGAAACGGAGAGGCATCGGAAATGGGTTCGATGGACAATGCCATTGTGGCTATACGTTAGCTTAACCGGTGTACTCGTATATATATTTATTTCTCCTTATTATTAA